In Salinibacterium sp. ZJ70, one DNA window encodes the following:
- a CDS encoding permease, with protein MQQTRPARVRPTTAAVVALLLLAAFVALRTLTGDLPAETLPTVARDLVTLSASVLIESLPFIFLGVLLSVVVQVWVPAWVFERYLPRTPMLRRAALSLLGILLPVCECGNVPLARGLIVRGLSVPEAITFLLAAPILNPVTIIVTYQAFGWDHGILIARILGGFLIANLIGWMFSRHPQPQNLLTPGFQATCRAHHDHPAQGSRMRRAFVGFAEETSAVLPALILGCLIAGIIQVGVPRDALVALGANPVLSVLALMVLAFIIGICSNVDAFFIVSFGSVFMPGAVVAFLVFGAMVDVKMLALLRTTFTTGTLVRITLVAALAAAALGFGVNLLG; from the coding sequence ATGCAGCAGACCCGGCCGGCCCGCGTGCGCCCCACCACCGCGGCCGTCGTGGCACTTCTCCTGCTCGCGGCGTTCGTCGCGCTGCGCACCCTCACCGGAGATCTTCCCGCCGAGACCCTTCCCACTGTCGCCCGCGACCTCGTCACCCTCTCTGCGAGCGTGCTCATCGAGTCGCTGCCGTTCATCTTCCTCGGCGTGCTGCTGTCCGTCGTCGTTCAGGTGTGGGTGCCCGCGTGGGTCTTCGAGCGCTACCTGCCGCGCACCCCCATGCTGCGTCGCGCCGCGCTCTCGCTGCTCGGAATCCTGCTTCCCGTCTGCGAGTGCGGCAACGTGCCGCTCGCGCGCGGCCTCATCGTGCGCGGCCTCAGCGTCCCCGAAGCGATCACCTTCCTGCTCGCGGCCCCCATCCTCAACCCCGTGACGATCATCGTCACCTACCAGGCGTTCGGCTGGGATCACGGCATCCTCATCGCGCGCATCCTCGGCGGGTTCCTCATCGCGAATCTCATCGGATGGATGTTCAGCCGCCACCCGCAACCCCAGAACCTCCTCACCCCCGGGTTCCAGGCCACCTGCCGGGCGCACCACGACCACCCGGCCCAGGGCTCGCGGATGCGGCGCGCGTTCGTCGGATTCGCCGAGGAGACCAGCGCCGTGCTCCCCGCGCTCATCCTCGGCTGCCTGATCGCCGGCATCATCCAGGTGGGCGTCCCCCGAGACGCACTCGTCGCGCTCGGAGCCAACCCCGTGCTGTCCGTCCTCGCACTCATGGTGCTCGCGTTCATCATCGGGATCTGCTCCAACGTCGATGCGTTCTTCATCGTCTCCTTCGGCTCGGTGTTCATGCCGGGCGCCGTTGTCGCCTTCCTCGTCTTCGGGGCGATGGTGGATGTGAAGATGCTCGCCCTGCTGCGCACCACCTTCACCACGGGCACCCTCGT